A stretch of the Bacteroidota bacterium genome encodes the following:
- the speD gene encoding adenosylmethionine decarboxylase has product MYKKGLHLISEFSVKDPEVLKDCKKTETFLNAVVTKTGLTKVGEVFHQFPDSGFTGIICLTESHISIHTWPEFNRVTFDVFLSNFMKYNDDIAEQIHDELLLLLDATEVNTSRLKR; this is encoded by the coding sequence TTGTACAAAAAAGGCCTACATCTTATTTCAGAATTTTCGGTGAAAGATCCCGAGGTTTTAAAGGACTGCAAAAAAACAGAAACGTTTTTAAATGCAGTAGTCACTAAAACAGGACTTACAAAGGTGGGTGAAGTATTTCATCAGTTTCCAGATTCCGGATTCACCGGTATCATTTGTCTTACCGAATCACACATCTCTATTCATACATGGCCCGAATTTAACCGAGTAACGTTTGATGTGTTTTTGAGCAACTTCATGAAATACAACGATGATATTGCCGAACAAATTCATGATGAATTGCTTTTATTGTTGGATGCAACCGAAGTAAACACTTCGCGATTAAAAAGATAA
- a CDS encoding amidohydrolase family protein, which produces MNTTDIHSHMFNLKYLPVAGIIRRYSNNKVSLRMARGVERFLLNKTKSSFESEKGLKAVFKNMLNKFLGLFNSKDAEKIQTLLLNPAFKLLELNQHQIISNLSKQLNLDDLKDPLIADALLEFQETLSLSADKKIMFGDVALGKNSADALKSGNLLMDKLLKEVFEKMDEAMGGLEKAGNMARWFAFMLNSEEEIFKRIQGSDSQGVSRFVHQMMDVDYFFTEEDGTTHKSYFDFVTQQIPNMEKLDKKYPGKLHALVAFNPSRENSLEVVKLAISKGFKGVKFYPPLGYRAHGDPNPIFQKRIAELFRYCSRPENDIPIFAHCNNQGFEAYPKGDFHYPAPRYPSGYNSSPVYWYHALRNFPDLRLCLAHGGGTEGWFCHVRNTDHIKAYEIFPENIKDDTSIQTNWNNSYAAMVFKLCVERPNVYCDAAYLDDMVLPDGSFDETAKENFKKRLLRLFMSEPKFATRIIYGSDWHMLFQEGKNQVYYSTYLKFYSEPKFIPYKNDFFETNAKRYLKF; this is translated from the coding sequence ATGAATACAACCGACATTCACTCTCACATGTTCAATCTGAAGTATTTGCCAGTTGCAGGTATCATCAGACGTTACTCCAATAACAAAGTTTCGTTACGCATGGCCAGAGGGGTGGAACGGTTTCTTCTCAATAAAACAAAATCATCGTTTGAATCCGAAAAAGGATTAAAAGCGGTTTTTAAAAACATGCTCAACAAATTTTTGGGACTGTTTAATTCAAAAGATGCTGAAAAAATTCAAACACTTTTGCTCAATCCTGCTTTTAAACTGTTGGAGTTGAACCAACATCAAATCATTAGTAACCTGAGCAAACAATTGAATCTGGACGATTTAAAAGATCCACTCATTGCTGATGCCTTGTTGGAATTTCAGGAAACACTTTCATTATCTGCCGATAAAAAAATAATGTTCGGTGATGTTGCTTTAGGAAAAAATTCGGCTGATGCATTAAAGTCAGGTAATTTACTAATGGATAAACTCCTCAAAGAGGTGTTTGAAAAGATGGACGAAGCGATGGGCGGTCTTGAAAAAGCAGGCAACATGGCACGTTGGTTTGCTTTTATGCTTAATAGTGAAGAAGAAATTTTTAAGCGCATACAAGGCAGCGACTCGCAAGGAGTGAGTCGATTTGTGCACCAGATGATGGATGTCGATTATTTTTTCACGGAAGAAGATGGCACCACTCATAAATCGTATTTTGATTTTGTGACCCAACAAATTCCAAACATGGAAAAGTTGGATAAAAAGTATCCGGGTAAGTTGCATGCTTTGGTGGCATTTAATCCTTCGCGCGAAAATAGTTTGGAGGTAGTAAAGTTGGCCATCTCCAAAGGTTTTAAAGGGGTTAAGTTTTATCCTCCATTAGGTTATCGTGCGCATGGAGATCCTAACCCGATATTTCAGAAACGCATAGCCGAACTGTTTCGATATTGCAGTCGCCCCGAAAATGACATTCCTATTTTCGCACATTGCAACAACCAAGGATTTGAAGCCTATCCGAAAGGCGATTTTCATTATCCTGCCCCACGTTATCCTTCCGGTTATAATTCCAGTCCGGTATACTGGTACCATGCCTTGCGTAATTTTCCTGATTTGCGTTTGTGTTTAGCACATGGTGGAGGCACTGAAGGTTGGTTTTGTCATGTTAGAAATACCGATCATATTAAGGCGTATGAAATTTTTCCTGAAAATATTAAGGATGATACAAGTATTCAAACCAACTGGAACAATTCGTATGCGGCCATGGTATTTAAATTATGTGTAGAGCGTCCCAATGTTTATTGTGATGCAGCCTATCTAGATGATATGGTATTACCCGATGGCAGTTTTGATGAAACAGCCAAAGAGAATTTTAAAAAGCGTTTGTTGCGTTTGTTTATGTCAGAGCCTAAGTTTGCAACCCGTATTATTTATGGCAGCGACTGGCACATGCTGTTTCAGGAAGGCAAAAATCAGGTGTATTATTCTACTTATCTTAAGTTTTACAGCGAACCCAAATTTATTCCGTATAAAAACGATTTTTTTGAAACGAATGCAAAACGGTATTTGAAGTTTTGA